A single genomic interval of Bacteroidota bacterium harbors:
- a CDS encoding response regulator, protein MVTKKKILIVEDDHLIATIFRMFIKELNYDLIDILSNSEDAIKKIPALKPDIILMDILINGQQDGIEVSEFITKEIDVPIIFITSNIEEEIVKRAVNANAYGFLVKPIDKKALGISIELAYRKHKSDIELKKREYLLNSIINQSPDSIIVIHDEKIVFANNKALELFNISDFQKIIKKSILDFFDEKHSVVLKSHIDKAIVDEKPIGAFSIQFSPMNKKSLEILIEGSVIKHNNENYIQLIMQ, encoded by the coding sequence ATGGTAACGAAGAAAAAAATTCTCATTGTAGAAGACGACCATCTTATTGCAACAATTTTCAGAATGTTTATAAAAGAGTTGAACTACGACCTTATAGATATATTGAGTAATAGCGAAGATGCTATAAAAAAAATTCCTGCCTTAAAGCCAGACATAATACTCATGGATATTTTAATAAACGGGCAGCAAGATGGTATTGAGGTTTCAGAATTCATCACAAAGGAAATTGATGTTCCAATTATTTTTATAACCAGTAATATAGAAGAAGAAATTGTAAAAAGAGCTGTCAATGCAAATGCTTATGGATTTTTGGTGAAACCAATTGATAAAAAAGCATTAGGAATATCAATTGAACTTGCCTACAGAAAACATAAATCTGATATTGAATTGAAGAAAAGAGAATATTTACTGAATAGTATTATTAACCAATCTCCGGATTCAATAATAGTAATACATGACGAAAAAATTGTTTTTGCAAATAACAAAGCTTTGGAACTGTTCAACATATCTGATTTTCAAAAGATTATAAAAAAATCAATTTTAGACTTCTTCGACGAAAAACATTCTGTAGTACTAAAATCGCATATTGATAAAGCAATTGTTGATGAAAAACCTATTGGTGCTTTTTCTATACAATTTTCTCCTATGAACAAAAAATCTCTTGAAATTTTGATTGAGGGCTCTGTTATAAAACACAATAATGAGAATTATATTCAATTAATAATGCAATAA